The following are from one region of the Sphingomonas sp. J315 genome:
- a CDS encoding protein-glutamate O-methyltransferase CheR, whose amino-acid sequence MSATQPFASSGAINVIGALLEQRTGQQIAANRAWRIETALKVVLREHGLDSVDQLIGRLTSSRTGPLADAVVDALLNNETSFFRDAGVLELMVEAAAAMVAEQPGRRLRIWSAGCSTGQEPYSLAMLFEEAYVARGLPIPEIVATDVSAATVERARSGRFSQFEIQRGLPIRRMMTWFEQEGREWVVRPELARRIHFRRHNLAQDPAPPGKFDLVLCRNVLFYFPPAMRSRAYQTLRGAIRDGGALLLGAGETVIGQTDAFVPCSLIRGLYRADSAREMPLAARVG is encoded by the coding sequence ATGTCGGCGACTCAACCCTTTGCCTCTTCGGGCGCGATCAACGTGATCGGCGCGCTGTTGGAACAGCGCACTGGCCAGCAGATCGCGGCAAACCGCGCCTGGCGCATCGAGACCGCGCTGAAGGTCGTGCTGCGCGAACATGGGCTGGACAGCGTCGACCAGTTGATCGGTCGGCTGACCAGTTCGCGCACCGGGCCGCTGGCCGACGCGGTGGTCGATGCGCTGCTCAACAACGAAACCTCATTCTTTCGCGATGCCGGCGTCCTGGAGCTGATGGTCGAGGCTGCCGCTGCGATGGTCGCCGAGCAGCCGGGCCGCCGGTTGCGCATCTGGTCGGCGGGCTGTTCAACCGGGCAGGAGCCCTATTCGCTCGCGATGCTGTTCGAGGAGGCCTATGTCGCCCGCGGGCTTCCGATCCCCGAGATCGTTGCGACCGACGTGTCCGCCGCAACGGTCGAACGGGCGCGGTCCGGGCGTTTCTCGCAGTTCGAGATCCAGCGCGGGTTGCCGATCCGACGGATGATGACCTGGTTCGAGCAGGAGGGGCGCGAATGGGTTGTCCGCCCGGAACTGGCCCGCCGCATCCATTTCCGTCGCCACAATCTGGCGCAAGACCCCGCACCTCCGGGCAAGTTCGATCTCGTGCTCTGCCGCAACGTCCTGTTCTACTTCCCGCCGGCGATGCGCAGTCGCGCCTACCAGACGCTGCGTGGGGCGATCCGCGACGGCGGTGCCCTGTTGCTGGGGGCGGGCGAAACGGTGATCGGACAGACCGATGCATTCGTTCCGTGCAGCCTGATTCGCGGACTGTATCGCGCGGATTCTGCGCGTGAGATGCCGCTGGCCGCACGGGTCGGCTGA